A genomic stretch from Acetobacter ascendens includes:
- a CDS encoding carbohydrate porin, with the protein MPLTDIISNSEQKRSCYRQNFLSIARLLYAGTVLFTLNIALKASTACAQQNEPAKSFEKPELSSKPIINTETPKKHKRPIAEERLEALFDTESLSYLLNHNNTALRRQDISAGYFVAEQAFGNLAPSLKPWRDRLSEHGFTFELTYKGEGMANLAGGLSKGMDYTHEIRASMLFDLGKLTGWSPLQGWYLHGIVMNREGRQVGWDHVGERNVLLTEVWSIHGPAAARLADLYLEKSFLNNRININVGRISLTHTYSTSILLCTFMTMCSAPMAIREPAGWSVYPKTSWGGTVRFRPTHDLTLRTGIYRIGPKARDNTGWAWGDEPYTGIQTPIELTWEPFFGTRKLPGHYKIGFGHDTSPYPDIVGTIPAAFAGSVHVHKLKPRDTFYIEADQMVYRSHGEHQMAGGYVLAGFIHNTPSNSTFSNEFYAGASLLGIIPHRPLDRLGVMYSYYQLSPRLAYGQRMQEAAGVPLGPYINGPQTHSAILEAYYGIPVTPGLVITPEFEYMMRPGETSVIPNAILAGLKVIAAL; encoded by the coding sequence ATGCCCTTAACTGATATCATTTCAAATTCAGAACAAAAAAGATCATGCTATCGGCAGAATTTTTTATCCATTGCCCGTTTACTCTATGCCGGAACAGTTCTTTTCACATTGAATATTGCTCTTAAAGCTTCCACTGCATGCGCCCAGCAGAATGAACCCGCCAAATCTTTTGAGAAACCCGAACTGTCTTCAAAACCTATTATCAACACTGAAACACCGAAAAAACACAAGCGCCCAATAGCAGAAGAACGTCTGGAGGCTTTGTTTGATACAGAAAGTCTTTCCTATCTGCTAAACCACAATAATACAGCGTTACGTAGGCAGGATATCAGCGCTGGCTATTTTGTTGCTGAACAGGCTTTTGGCAATCTGGCCCCCAGCCTTAAACCCTGGCGTGACAGATTAAGTGAACACGGCTTCACCTTTGAATTAACATATAAAGGTGAAGGCATGGCCAATCTTGCTGGCGGCCTTTCAAAAGGTATGGATTACACGCACGAAATTCGTGCCAGCATGTTGTTTGATCTGGGCAAGTTAACCGGTTGGAGTCCACTACAGGGATGGTACCTGCATGGTATTGTTATGAACCGTGAAGGCCGGCAGGTTGGTTGGGATCATGTTGGGGAAAGAAATGTACTTCTTACAGAAGTATGGAGCATCCACGGCCCGGCAGCGGCTCGTCTGGCAGATCTGTATCTGGAAAAATCTTTCCTCAATAACCGCATCAATATCAATGTAGGGCGCATTTCACTTACGCACACATATTCTACTTCTATTTTGCTGTGTACGTTCATGACCATGTGTTCTGCGCCCATGGCCATACGAGAACCGGCTGGTTGGAGCGTTTACCCCAAAACATCATGGGGCGGCACAGTGCGCTTTCGGCCCACGCATGATCTTACCCTGCGCACGGGTATTTATCGCATAGGCCCCAAAGCACGTGATAACACAGGTTGGGCATGGGGCGATGAACCTTATACAGGTATTCAAACCCCTATTGAGTTAACGTGGGAACCATTTTTTGGCACACGCAAGCTTCCCGGCCATTACAAAATTGGCTTTGGGCATGACACGTCACCTTACCCCGATATAGTTGGCACCATTCCCGCCGCTTTTGCTGGATCTGTGCATGTGCACAAGCTCAAACCGCGTGATACATTTTATATAGAGGCAGACCAAATGGTGTATCGCAGCCATGGCGAACATCAAATGGCTGGGGGATACGTGTTAGCCGGGTTCATTCATAACACGCCAAGTAACTCCACATTCTCAAACGAATTTTATGCAGGCGCTTCTCTGTTGGGCATTATCCCTCACCGCCCATTGGATCGTCTGGGCGTGATGTATTCCTATTACCAACTCAGTCCTCGTTTGGCCTATGGGCAGCGGATGCAAGAAGCCGCAGGCGTTCCGCTTGGACCCTACATCAATGGGCCACAAACGCATTCTGCGATTCTGGAGGCATATTACGGTATTCCCGTCACACCAGGCCTGGTTATTACACCTGAATTTGAATACATGATGCGCCCTGGAGAAACCTCGGTTATTCCCAATGCGATTCTGGCGGGGCTTAAAGTTATTGCCGCCCTATAA
- a CDS encoding IS1380 family transposase: MQTECSAGAYEFPASCGRRVVARFDGGRMSSDGGVILVKQADDILGLSRRFAACFRDERHPGFVEYRVEDLVRQRIMGLALGYEDLNDHDALRHDPVMGLVSGRLSGSRANCAALAGKSTLNRLERSGQQADRYCRIIADHEALATLFVTLFMDQHERAPARIVLDVDATDDRIHGHQEGRAFHGYYGHNCYLPLYIFCGDHLLSATLRTADRDPGKEALADIRRIVEQIRSRWPRVRILVRGDSGFARDSLMTWCEDNHVDFLFGLAGNTRLYDRIASLSAEVRDEAATTGRAARGFASFDWITKDSWTRRRRVVAKAEWRHGNRYHRFIVTTLPQGMSDPRHLYEQIYCARGDMENRIKECQMDLFSDRTSSHTIRANQLRLWFSAAAYVLLTALQRLALGQTSLETATCGTIRARLLKIATRVTLSVRRIVLSMPDMFPCQHEFALAHARLRRLRQAI; the protein is encoded by the coding sequence ATGCAGACAGAGTGTAGCGCAGGCGCGTATGAGTTTCCAGCCTCCTGTGGACGGCGTGTTGTGGCCCGTTTTGACGGGGGTCGCATGAGTTCGGATGGGGGCGTCATTCTGGTGAAGCAGGCTGATGACATTCTGGGGCTCAGCCGCCGCTTTGCTGCCTGTTTTCGCGATGAACGGCATCCCGGCTTTGTGGAATACCGGGTTGAAGACCTTGTCCGTCAGCGGATCATGGGCCTGGCACTGGGCTATGAAGACCTTAATGACCATGACGCTTTACGTCATGATCCTGTCATGGGTCTGGTATCGGGACGTCTGTCAGGAAGCCGGGCCAACTGTGCGGCACTGGCAGGAAAATCCACGCTGAACCGGCTAGAGCGCAGTGGGCAGCAGGCAGATCGTTACTGCCGGATCATTGCTGATCATGAGGCCCTGGCTACCCTGTTCGTGACGCTTTTCATGGACCAGCATGAGCGCGCACCCGCCCGGATCGTTCTGGATGTGGATGCCACCGATGACCGTATCCATGGCCATCAGGAAGGCCGGGCCTTTCATGGATATTACGGCCATAACTGCTATCTGCCGTTATACATCTTCTGCGGGGACCATCTCCTCAGCGCTACCCTGCGCACGGCAGACAGGGACCCGGGGAAGGAAGCACTGGCAGACATCCGCCGGATCGTGGAGCAGATCAGGAGCCGCTGGCCCCGGGTGCGTATCCTGGTGCGTGGGGACAGCGGTTTCGCCCGGGACAGTCTGATGACATGGTGCGAAGACAACCACGTTGACTTCCTGTTTGGGCTTGCAGGCAACACCCGCCTGTATGACCGGATTGCCTCTTTGTCCGCTGAGGTTCGTGACGAAGCCGCCACGACAGGCAGAGCTGCGCGCGGTTTCGCCTCCTTTGACTGGATCACAAAGGACAGCTGGACGCGCCGCAGGCGGGTCGTGGCCAAGGCCGAATGGCGCCACGGCAACCGCTATCATCGCTTCATTGTCACCACGCTACCGCAGGGAATGTCCGACCCCCGCCATCTCTACGAACAGATTTACTGCGCACGCGGGGATATGGAAAACCGCATCAAGGAATGCCAGATGGATCTGTTCTCAGACAGGACCTCGTCCCACACCATCCGGGCCAACCAGCTCCGGCTGTGGTTCTCGGCCGCAGCCTATGTCCTGCTGACCGCTCTGCAAAGACTGGCCCTTGGCCAGACCAGCCTGGAGACGGCGACCTGTGGCACCATACGCGCACGACTGCTCAAAATCGCGACACGTGTAACGCTCAGCGTCCGTCGGATTGTCCTGTCCATGCCGGACATGTTCCCCTGTCAGCATGAATTCGCCCTCGCTCATGCACGATTGCGAAGGCTCCGGCAGGCCATCTGA
- a CDS encoding LysR family transcriptional regulator, whose translation MHSQTENRQMNPFSRFLIYFLAMARHGSIRKASEDLHIAASAIDRHILLGEQALETPLFERLSSGMRLTAVGELFYAHANRWAKDFESLNRQIDDLKGMRRGRIDILAPEALARVFLPSIAARLKEQYPGIVLNMHIHDNAELGERLFAGEGDLAFRLDPADLRDLQVRSMLSFPLGVVSLPKHPVTQHSSARFSVCAEYPVIVPENPLALASVFAKLEADTLVNPNVISGANNVQMIKSLVKAGLGITILSYLDVMDEVQNGDMAFTPLTGAHIPPFRLALAHDRARPLSTVARRVADNVEVEWALLRQKMA comes from the coding sequence ATGCATTCTCAAACTGAGAACAGGCAAATGAACCCATTTTCGCGCTTTCTGATCTATTTTTTGGCTATGGCACGGCATGGCTCCATCCGCAAAGCGTCGGAAGACCTGCATATTGCGGCTTCGGCAATTGATAGACACATTCTTCTGGGTGAGCAGGCGCTTGAGACACCACTATTTGAGCGTCTTTCTTCCGGCATGCGTTTAACTGCGGTGGGCGAGTTATTTTATGCACATGCCAACAGGTGGGCGAAGGATTTTGAAAGCCTGAACCGTCAGATTGATGATCTAAAAGGTATGCGCCGTGGACGCATAGACATTTTGGCGCCAGAGGCTTTGGCGCGAGTATTTTTACCCAGCATTGCTGCGCGCCTTAAAGAACAATACCCCGGAATTGTTTTGAATATGCATATCCACGATAATGCAGAGCTGGGAGAACGTCTTTTTGCGGGAGAGGGAGATCTGGCATTTCGGTTAGACCCTGCAGATTTGCGAGATTTGCAAGTGCGTTCAATGCTTTCTTTCCCGCTAGGAGTAGTGAGCCTTCCGAAGCACCCAGTTACGCAACATTCTTCTGCTCGGTTTTCGGTATGTGCTGAATATCCTGTTATTGTGCCAGAAAATCCATTGGCACTTGCATCTGTTTTTGCAAAACTGGAAGCAGATACCCTGGTAAATCCAAATGTGATTTCTGGAGCCAATAATGTGCAGATGATAAAGTCATTGGTGAAGGCTGGTTTGGGTATTACCATTCTCAGTTATCTGGACGTGATGGATGAGGTTCAGAATGGAGACATGGCTTTTACTCCTTTGACAGGAGCGCATATTCCTCCTTTCCGACTGGCGCTTGCGCATGATCGTGCGCGGCCTTTATCTACTGTGGCACGGCGCGTTGCAGATAACGTAGAGGTAGAATGGGCGCTCTTGCGTCAAAAAATGGCATGA
- a CDS encoding DUF2147 domain-containing protein gives MHKHAFSSFLTALFLVWSSLSTHAHAESASTPTITGQWITEDGKGVFDAEISQKGCTSG, from the coding sequence ATGCACAAACATGCCTTTAGCTCATTTCTAACAGCACTGTTTCTTGTATGGAGCAGCCTATCTACTCATGCTCATGCAGAAAGCGCCTCCACACCAACCATAACGGGACAATGGATTACAGAAGACGGCAAAGGCGTGTTCGACGCGGAAATCTCACAGAAGGGTTGTACATCGGGTTAG
- a CDS encoding IS110 family RNA-guided transposase, whose translation MEQIIRIGMDTSKSVFQLHGVNAKEQPVLRRKLFRREMVKFFEKLPPIEIAIEACGASHYWGRVLSCLGHTVKLIAPQLVKPYVKRGKNDAADAEALCEAMSRPTMRFVPLKSEEEQAALMLIGMRARLIRNRTQLANTIRGYAAEFGITAPKGMCRIEALLDRIAADESLPTLTRELFALHAKEYAELQGEIEQLEGKVMAWHRANECSQRLAKIPGVGPIGAALLMMKTPDPHLFKSGRAFAAWIGLTPRDHSTDGKTRLGRITRAGDEVLRSTLVVGATAVVSHARRTNGKNASSWLRELLERKKPKLAAVALANKIARIAWKLMVSGEHYKRLLQQPGAAAV comes from the coding sequence ATGGAACAAATTATCCGTATTGGCATGGACACGTCAAAAAGTGTTTTCCAATTGCACGGTGTAAACGCGAAGGAGCAGCCTGTTTTGCGCAGGAAGCTATTCCGCCGGGAGATGGTAAAGTTTTTTGAGAAACTGCCCCCGATTGAAATCGCGATTGAGGCCTGTGGCGCCTCCCATTACTGGGGGCGGGTGCTCTCGTGTCTGGGACACACAGTGAAGCTGATCGCGCCGCAGCTCGTGAAGCCTTATGTCAAGCGCGGGAAAAACGATGCCGCCGACGCGGAAGCCCTCTGTGAAGCGATGAGTCGGCCTACAATGCGGTTCGTCCCGCTCAAGAGCGAGGAAGAGCAGGCAGCGTTGATGCTGATTGGAATGCGGGCACGACTTATCCGGAACCGCACACAGCTCGCCAATACGATCCGGGGATATGCTGCCGAGTTTGGGATCACGGCGCCCAAAGGCATGTGCCGGATTGAGGCACTCCTTGATCGGATCGCTGCGGACGAAAGCCTGCCCACATTGACGCGCGAGTTGTTTGCCCTTCACGCAAAGGAATATGCTGAATTGCAAGGTGAAATCGAACAGCTTGAGGGCAAGGTGATGGCATGGCACCGCGCCAACGAATGCAGTCAGCGTCTTGCGAAAATTCCGGGCGTTGGCCCGATCGGCGCAGCGCTGCTGATGATGAAAACGCCTGATCCGCATCTGTTCAAATCGGGTCGAGCCTTTGCGGCCTGGATCGGATTGACGCCCAGGGATCACTCAACCGATGGAAAAACAAGGCTTGGCAGAATCACACGCGCTGGCGATGAGGTCTTGCGAAGCACGCTGGTGGTTGGCGCGACCGCAGTCGTGTCGCATGCCCGGCGGACCAATGGGAAGAATGCCTCATCTTGGTTACGTGAATTGCTGGAGCGCAAAAAACCGAAACTCGCAGCGGTGGCCCTTGCCAATAAGATTGCGCGGATTGCCTGGAAACTGATGGTCAGCGGCGAACACTATAAGCGCCTTCTGCAGCAACCCGGCGCAGCTGCTGTTTGA
- a CDS encoding IS110 family RNA-guided transposase, giving the protein MKDTVIGVDLAKNIFQVHGASRAGEVMFRKKLRRQQFMQFMATQPPALVVLEACGSAHYWARELAGAGHEVRLIAPQYVKPFVKRQKNDAADAEAIVIAARQPEMRFVEPRTEAQQARGVLFRARQRLVHQRTELVNALRAVLYEFGLVVPQGIAHIRHIEAMLDEAVLPEAVKQECLDLLRQISEQSVRIDVRTKKIRMLAQESENTCRLQSMPGVGPLTALAIEAFAPDLQSFRRGRDFAAWLGLVPRQFSSGGKERLGKISKAGQADIRRLLIMGAMTQVNWASRKAPAPGSWLARMLARKPRMLVAIALANRMARAIWAMATKQEDYRDPALSVAA; this is encoded by the coding sequence ATGAAGGATACAGTGATAGGCGTTGATCTGGCAAAGAACATTTTCCAGGTTCATGGAGCTTCGCGTGCGGGCGAGGTGATGTTTCGCAAAAAGCTGCGTCGTCAGCAGTTTATGCAGTTCATGGCCACGCAGCCGCCTGCTCTGGTCGTTCTTGAAGCGTGCGGGAGCGCGCATTACTGGGCTCGCGAACTGGCAGGAGCTGGTCACGAGGTCAGACTGATCGCTCCGCAGTATGTGAAGCCTTTCGTGAAGCGCCAGAAGAACGATGCTGCTGATGCGGAAGCGATTGTCATTGCGGCCCGTCAGCCGGAAATGCGCTTTGTCGAACCACGCACTGAAGCGCAGCAGGCGCGTGGCGTTCTTTTCCGGGCCCGGCAGCGTCTGGTGCACCAGCGCACGGAACTGGTGAATGCCCTGCGTGCCGTTCTGTATGAATTCGGTCTCGTCGTGCCACAGGGGATTGCGCATATCAGACACATTGAAGCCATGCTGGATGAGGCGGTTCTGCCAGAGGCTGTGAAGCAGGAATGCCTTGATCTGCTGCGACAGATTTCGGAGCAGAGTGTGCGGATTGATGTCAGAACAAAGAAGATCAGGATGCTTGCCCAGGAAAGTGAAAACACCTGCAGATTGCAGAGCATGCCTGGAGTGGGTCCTCTGACCGCTCTTGCGATTGAAGCTTTTGCGCCTGACCTGCAGAGCTTCCGGCGCGGGCGCGACTTTGCTGCGTGGCTGGGGCTGGTGCCCCGTCAGTTCTCATCTGGCGGAAAGGAAAGGCTGGGGAAGATATCAAAAGCCGGGCAGGCTGATATCCGCAGGCTTCTCATCATGGGCGCCATGACCCAGGTGAACTGGGCCAGCCGTAAGGCCCCTGCACCGGGAAGCTGGCTGGCACGGATGCTGGCCCGCAAGCCCCGTATGCTGGTAGCCATTGCGCTGGCCAACAGGATGGCACGAGCCATCTGGGCCATGGCAACAAAACAGGAGGATTATCGGGATCCGGCCCTGTCCGTGGCAGCCTGA
- the dctA gene encoding C4-dicarboxylate transporter DctA codes for MLPSSAPLSSSHQRFLYLQVLVAVGAGIAVGAMFPSVATALKPLGDGFVKLIKMVIAPVIFLTVCTGIAGMADLKQTGRVAGKAMLYFLCFSTLALAIGMLVANVLQPGAGLHIRPESLDTSSVTQFVSAATQHHSFSDFLLQIIPSTTAGAFTSGEILQVLLVAILFGISLAKMGKAGETVLNMFYSLTELVFGVVRLVMYLAPIGAFGAMAFTVGKFGLHSILHLLALVLTFYLTAILFVGVVLGVVARLAGFSILRLLVFLKEELLIVLGTSSSESALPGLIAKLERAGCSQGIVGLVVPMGYSFNLDGTNIYMTLAALFIAQATDVHLSFQEQLALLLVAMVSSKGAAGVTGAGFITLAATLSVVPSVPVGGMALILGIDRFMSECRSLTNLVGNAVAAIVVSRWENALDDTQLHDALHAQPQITKTPSA; via the coding sequence GTGCTTCCATCATCTGCTCCCCTTTCCAGTTCACACCAACGCTTCCTTTACCTTCAGGTTCTGGTGGCTGTGGGTGCAGGCATTGCCGTAGGTGCAATGTTTCCTTCTGTTGCTACGGCACTTAAACCGCTGGGAGATGGGTTTGTTAAACTTATCAAAATGGTCATTGCACCTGTTATTTTTCTAACAGTGTGTACAGGCATTGCAGGCATGGCGGACCTTAAGCAAACAGGCCGCGTAGCAGGTAAAGCCATGCTATATTTTTTGTGCTTTTCCACTTTGGCGCTGGCTATTGGCATGCTTGTGGCCAACGTTCTGCAACCCGGTGCTGGCCTACACATTAGGCCAGAAAGCCTTGATACAAGTTCTGTTACACAGTTTGTAAGTGCTGCTACGCAACATCATTCCTTTTCAGATTTTTTGCTACAAATCATTCCCTCCACAACCGCTGGTGCGTTTACATCTGGTGAAATTTTACAGGTTCTGCTGGTTGCCATCTTGTTTGGCATAAGTCTGGCCAAAATGGGCAAAGCGGGTGAAACCGTTCTCAACATGTTTTATAGCCTGACAGAACTTGTTTTTGGGGTTGTGCGTTTGGTGATGTATTTGGCCCCTATTGGGGCTTTTGGTGCCATGGCCTTTACCGTTGGTAAGTTTGGCCTGCATTCCATTCTGCACCTTCTTGCCTTGGTACTGACATTTTACCTCACTGCCATTCTGTTTGTAGGCGTTGTTCTGGGGGTTGTGGCAAGATTAGCTGGCTTTAGCATTCTGCGGCTGTTGGTCTTTTTAAAAGAAGAGCTGCTGATTGTATTGGGCACCAGTTCTTCCGAATCTGCCCTGCCCGGCCTGATTGCGAAATTGGAAAGGGCTGGGTGTTCCCAAGGAATTGTAGGGCTAGTTGTTCCCATGGGCTATTCCTTTAATCTGGATGGCACCAATATTTATATGACACTTGCAGCACTATTTATTGCGCAAGCAACTGATGTGCACCTTAGCTTTCAGGAGCAGCTTGCCCTGCTTCTGGTGGCTATGGTGAGTTCTAAAGGTGCTGCTGGTGTGACGGGAGCGGGCTTTATTACTCTGGCTGCAACACTTTCTGTTGTGCCCAGTGTACCTGTTGGGGGCATGGCCCTGATTCTAGGTATTGACCGTTTTATGTCTGAATGTCGTTCCCTCACCAATCTGGTTGGAAACGCTGTTGCTGCTATTGTTGTCTCACGCTGGGAGAATGCGCTGGATGACACGCAACTTCATGATGCCCTGCACGCGCAACCACAGATTACAAAAACACCTTCGGCCTGA
- a CDS encoding IS630 family transposase (programmed frameshift), with protein MTRALSADLRRRTIAAVASGMTRRAAAVRFGVSSSSVIRWVAEWQASGRDHALKQGGDRRSHRIEAWSTFLLAAIETKADISLVELAETLAAEHGVRFAPSTIWRCLDRHDMTISKKTAHASEQTRPDVAQQREAWFDSQPDLDPTRLIFIDETAVSTKMARLRGRSQRGTRCRMSVPHGHWKTTTFIGGLRLSGMTAPMMLDGPMTGEWFAAYTRKVLVPTLSPGDVVILDNLSAHKGAVAREAVEAVGARLLFLPPYSPDFNPIENIFAKMKAWIRRVAPRTLDALQNTVCGAIDDISHRQAAACFTAAGYEPD; from the exons ATGACCCGAGCCCTGTCTGCTGACCTTCGCCGCCGCACGATTGCGGCTGTTGCCTCTGGCATGACCCGTCGTGCGGCGGCGGTTCGTTTTGGTGTGTCTTCGTCGAGCGTTATCCGCTGGGTTGCTGAGTGGCAGGCCAGCGGTCGTGACCATGCGCTTAAACAGGGCGGCGATCGCCGTTCTCACCGGATTGAAGCGTGGTCAACCTTCCTGCTGGCCGCGATTGAAACAAAGGCCGATATTTCCCTTGTCGAACTGGCGGAGACACTTGCAGCGGAACACGGTGTCCGCTTTGCGCCGAGCACGATCTGGCGCTGTCTCGACCGTCACGACATGACCAT ATCAAAAAAAACGGCGCACGCCAGCGAGCAGACACGGCCCGACGTCGCACAGCAGCGCGAGGCCTGGTTTGACAGCCAGCCTGACCTTGATCCGACCCGTCTGATCTTCATCGACGAAACAGCCGTCTCAACGAAGATGGCTCGCCTGCGGGGGCGGTCACAACGGGGCACGCGCTGTCGGATGTCCGTGCCCCACGGGCACTGGAAAACCACGACGTTCATCGGCGGACTGCGCCTCTCCGGCATGACAGCACCGATGATGCTGGACGGCCCAATGACCGGCGAATGGTTTGCCGCCTATACCCGCAAGGTGCTCGTTCCAACCCTGTCGCCGGGAGACGTCGTCATTCTGGACAATCTGTCCGCCCATAAAGGAGCCGTTGCCCGCGAGGCTGTGGAGGCAGTCGGCGCCAGGTTGTTGTTCCTGCCGCCCTACAGTCCTGATTTCAACCCGATCGAAAACATCTTCGCCAAAATGAAGGCGTGGATCAGACGGGTGGCACCGCGAACCCTCGACGCTCTTCAAAATACCGTCTGTGGAGCAATTGACGATATCTCTCATCGCCAGGCCGCCGCGTGCTTCACCGCCGCTGGATATGAACCAGACTGA
- a CDS encoding aromatic ring-hydroxylating oxygenase subunit alpha, translated as MTPPTCARPTESRLPRELSFDADDWLILASYWHPIALVRELEDKPLGVTLLDAPLVIYRAGEDIVVADDLCPHRGVPLSMGKGNGQTVACAYHGFQFGHQGQCVRIPAHPDSAIPSRLNLRTYPVVERYGLIWTCLRPQDNEDISITSMPHWDEAGFQQINCPWIDIAGFAGRQVEGFIDVAHFAFVHTETFADPDNPVVPAYMPTMTPYGFEAEYRSNVGNYPIGQSERGRPDFEWLRHFRVHVPFTATLEIHFPDNGRLVIMNAASPVSAKKTRMFAPMCRNFDTDLPLQDVYDFNLKVFEEDRALVEAQKPENLPLDPSLEVHVVADRSSIAYRRALRNIGLSQFFTA; from the coding sequence GTGACGCCCCCAACCTGTGCCCGCCCCACCGAGAGCAGATTGCCCCGCGAGCTCAGTTTTGACGCTGATGACTGGCTTATTCTCGCCTCATACTGGCATCCCATTGCCCTTGTACGTGAACTGGAAGACAAACCTTTAGGCGTTACGTTACTTGATGCACCATTGGTTATTTATCGGGCAGGTGAAGACATTGTTGTGGCAGATGATCTGTGCCCGCACCGTGGCGTGCCACTCAGCATGGGCAAGGGTAACGGCCAGACAGTTGCCTGCGCCTATCACGGTTTCCAGTTTGGCCATCAAGGCCAGTGTGTACGTATTCCCGCCCACCCGGATAGCGCCATTCCTTCCCGACTGAATCTGCGCACTTATCCTGTGGTAGAAAGATATGGCTTGATCTGGACGTGCCTACGCCCACAGGACAATGAAGATATCTCCATTACTTCCATGCCACATTGGGATGAAGCTGGCTTTCAACAGATCAACTGCCCATGGATAGACATTGCCGGTTTTGCTGGCAGGCAGGTTGAGGGCTTTATAGATGTTGCCCATTTTGCATTTGTGCATACAGAAACTTTTGCAGACCCAGACAACCCTGTTGTGCCAGCTTATATGCCCACAATGACACCCTATGGGTTTGAGGCAGAATACCGCAGCAATGTAGGCAATTACCCTATTGGGCAATCAGAACGCGGACGGCCGGATTTTGAATGGCTGCGCCATTTTCGGGTGCATGTTCCCTTTACTGCCACACTGGAAATTCATTTTCCCGATAACGGGAGGCTGGTCATCATGAATGCTGCTTCTCCTGTTTCCGCGAAAAAAACACGCATGTTTGCACCCATGTGCCGCAACTTTGATACCGATCTGCCTTTGCAGGATGTTTATGATTTCAACCTGAAAGTCTTTGAGGAAGACCGTGCCTTGGTAGAAGCCCAAAAGCCTGAAAACCTGCCGCTTGACCCTTCCCTGGAAGTGCATGTGGTGGCAGACCGCAGTTCCATTGCCTATCGGCGTGCCTTACGCAACATTGGCTTAAGCCAGTTCTTCACCGCCTGA